Below is a genomic region from Fundidesulfovibrio magnetotacticus.
AGGGCGGCGGCGGGCTCCAGGAGGGTCTTGCCGGAGAGGTCGAAGCGGTCGGGGATGGTCAGGCGGATGCCGTGGGTCTGGGCGCGGCGCAGGGCCTCGTCGAGGACGGCGTTGGTGAGCTCCTTGTGGTCGAAGAGGATCTCGTCGACCATTTCGCGCCCGTAGGCGATCATGTGCACCATTTTGGCCTCGTCCATGCCCAGCTCGGCGGCCATGTCCACGAAGTCGGGGAATTCCTCCACGTTGGAGCGCATGCCCACGAAGACCATGCGCATGTGCGGGTGCGTCACGCCCAGGGCGCGCTTGCGCTCCACCACCTTGCGGATGTTGGCGATGACGGTGTCGAAGTTCGCGCCCTTGCGGATGCGATTGTAGGTCTCGGCCTTTGCGCCGTCCACGGAGAAGTTGAGGAAGGCCAGGCCGCCGGCCAGGAAGCGCTCGATCATGGCTTCCTTGAGGAGCATGGCGTTGGTGAGCACGAAGATGCGGGGCCCCCTGGGGGCGAGGAGGTCGAAGTATTCGCCCAGGTGCTTGTTCATGAGGGGTTCGCCCCAGCCGAAGAGGGAGGCGTCGTGGGCGGTGTCCCAGAAGGGTTCGGTCTTGCGGAAGATGTCCGGCTGGAGGTCGCGGCCCACGAAGTCGCGGTGGGACTGACCGCACATGGCGCAGCGCAGGTTGCAGCGGTTTGTGGTCTCGAAGACCAGGCGCTGGGGCCTGGATTCGAGGACGGTACGTTCCTGGGCGAGTTCGAGATCGTTTAGCGCCTTGTTGTCCACGGCGGCTTGACTGGGCATGCGGGGTTCCTCCTGGCGGGGGGGGAGTGAAGCATCTTTTGCACCGTAAGGCAAGGCCGGGCGGGCGGCTCCATTTTTTC
It encodes:
- a CDS encoding radical SAM protein yields the protein MPSQAAVDNKALNDLELAQERTVLESRPQRLVFETTNRCNLRCAMCGQSHRDFVGRDLQPDIFRKTEPFWDTAHDASLFGWGEPLMNKHLGEYFDLLAPRGPRIFVLTNAMLLKEAMIERFLAGGLAFLNFSVDGAKAETYNRIRKGANFDTVIANIRKVVERKRALGVTHPHMRMVFVGMRSNVEEFPDFVDMAAELGMDEAKMVHMIAYGREMVDEILFDHKELTNAVLDEALRRAQTHGIRLTIPDRFDLSGKTLLEPAAALHKKCPRPWEEVFVQSDGKVRLCMLSKDIMGDLAVEGVEDIWNNERFQAVRATINTPRAMSTCAKCPQYKEMNVNDRAAFIQVETTLPGTRDAVPPQPEAGLDGGAA